The following proteins are co-located in the Chryseobacterium daecheongense genome:
- a CDS encoding SDR family oxidoreductase, with the protein MERKNQYALITGATSGIGYELAKIFAKNGYDLVIVSRNHDQLKIKAEEFKSYGVNVIPISKNLFLQDEAYSLYSELKANAISPEILVNDAGQGVYGKFQDTDIHREIDIINLNITSVVILTKLFLKDRISKGSGKILNLASIASKSPGPWHSVYHGTKAFILSWSEAIREELKDTGITVTALLPGPTDTDFFNKADMTRSKIMEDKENFSSPADVAMDGFNALMKGDDKIISGTRNKLNVAMLNVSTDSMAAQRMGAMQEPVSEKH; encoded by the coding sequence ATGGAACGTAAAAATCAATATGCACTCATTACAGGGGCTACAAGTGGAATAGGCTATGAGCTTGCCAAAATTTTTGCCAAAAACGGATATGACCTGGTTATTGTTTCCAGAAATCATGATCAGCTCAAAATTAAAGCAGAAGAATTTAAAAGCTACGGAGTGAATGTGATCCCTATCTCCAAAAATCTTTTCCTGCAGGATGAAGCTTATTCTTTGTACTCTGAACTCAAAGCCAACGCCATTAGTCCGGAAATTTTGGTTAATGATGCAGGCCAGGGAGTTTATGGTAAATTTCAGGATACTGATATACACAGGGAAATAGATATCATCAACCTCAATATCACATCGGTGGTGATCCTGACTAAACTATTTTTAAAGGATCGCATATCCAAAGGAAGTGGAAAAATACTAAACCTGGCGTCCATTGCAAGCAAATCTCCCGGGCCCTGGCATTCCGTTTACCACGGTACTAAGGCATTTATATTATCATGGTCTGAAGCTATCCGTGAAGAACTGAAGGATACCGGAATTACTGTAACAGCCCTTTTACCGGGACCGACAGATACGGATTTCTTTAACAAAGCAGATATGACCAGGAGCAAGATCATGGAAGATAAAGAAAATTTTTCCTCTCCGGCAGATGTTGCCATGGATGGATTCAATGCTCTGATGAAAGGAGATGATAAGATCATTTCAGGGACAAGAAATAAGTTAAATGTTGCGATGCTTAATGTATCGACGGACAGCATGGCTGCTCAGAGAATGGGTGCCATGCAGGAGCCGGTTTCAGAAAAACACTAA
- a CDS encoding SDR family oxidoreductase, with protein MGELRLNNKSVLITGADSGIGKAVALLFARQGANIAIIYHADDEDAEKTQNDIMMIGRKSILFRGDINDYEFCEKTAAKVAEEFGGIDILVNNAGVQFPAEDIEQLEEENIRKTFDSNIIGMILLTKVVFPYLKEGGSVINTTSAVAYQGHEELVDYSATKGAIVSFTRSLALQSKSKGIRINAVAPGPVATPLTKETFGEEEEDPSKPPFERNATPEEVAYSFLFLASTESAQITGQVLHPNGGLIVNG; from the coding sequence ATGGGAGAATTAAGATTAAACAACAAGTCGGTTCTTATCACAGGAGCTGACAGTGGCATTGGAAAAGCGGTTGCCTTGTTGTTTGCAAGGCAGGGAGCTAATATAGCCATCATTTACCATGCTGATGATGAGGATGCAGAAAAAACACAGAATGACATTATGATGATCGGCAGAAAATCAATCCTTTTTAGGGGAGATATCAATGACTATGAATTTTGTGAAAAGACGGCAGCGAAGGTTGCTGAAGAATTCGGAGGCATAGACATCCTCGTGAATAACGCAGGAGTTCAGTTTCCTGCAGAGGATATCGAACAATTGGAGGAAGAAAATATCAGAAAAACATTTGATTCCAACATTATCGGAATGATCCTGCTTACAAAAGTAGTTTTCCCTTATCTGAAAGAAGGGGGAAGTGTTATTAATACAACCTCTGCGGTGGCTTATCAGGGACACGAAGAACTGGTAGACTATTCTGCTACAAAAGGGGCAATTGTATCTTTTACCCGTTCCCTGGCATTACAGTCGAAATCCAAAGGAATCAGGATCAATGCTGTTGCACCGGGACCTGTAGCAACACCTCTTACCAAGGAAACTTTTGGTGAAGAAGAGGAGGATCCCAGCAAACCTCCGTTTGAGAGAAATGCAACTCCCGAAGAGGTTGCCTACAGTTTTTTATTCCTTGCCAGTACAGAATCTGCGCAGATTACGGGGCAGGTTTTACATCCTAACGGAGGACTTATTGTGAATGGATAA
- a CDS encoding alpha-amylase: MNGVIMQFFHWYYEGNLWKEFLEKADDLKELGITAVWFPPATKGGLGKEGRGYDVYDLYDLGEFDQKGTVATRYGTKEEYLTAIQKAHDIGMSVYADIVLNHRIGGDEKEDIIVHEVNGENRNEMVGDSFSASAFTKFTFPGRNGKYSDFIWDFHCFSGIDTIVKDNNEKQGVFKIHNTSGQEWNDSVSHQFGNYDYLMGADVEYRNPEVVTEMKRWIKWYVDTTKVDGLRLDALKHISYDFLKEWIIYIKTELKPDIFIMGELWKDEVVKINDFSEFMEDLLCYFDVPLHYHFYNASNEEEKYDLRNILDGTLLSQNPRCSVSFVENHDTQKLQALESVVKDWFKPIAYTLILMNENAYPCIFYPDLYGAEYTDLSEGKEIKVSMPKVHLLPLLLKARQEFAHGEQINYFDDPNCIAWMRKGDEKHKGCIIIISNNGEGAKEIDLGKENANSEYSDFLQQRKDKTKSDENGRAVFKVNARSVSIWIQK; the protein is encoded by the coding sequence ATGAATGGAGTTATTATGCAATTTTTCCATTGGTATTATGAAGGAAACCTTTGGAAAGAGTTTTTAGAAAAAGCAGATGATCTAAAAGAACTGGGGATAACTGCCGTATGGTTTCCTCCTGCTACAAAAGGCGGGCTGGGTAAAGAGGGAAGAGGCTACGATGTATATGATCTATATGATTTAGGGGAATTTGATCAGAAGGGGACAGTAGCCACACGATATGGAACAAAAGAAGAATACCTTACCGCAATTCAAAAAGCGCATGATATTGGAATGTCGGTGTATGCGGATATCGTTCTTAACCACAGGATAGGAGGGGATGAAAAAGAAGATATCATCGTACATGAAGTAAACGGAGAAAACAGAAATGAAATGGTAGGAGATTCTTTTTCAGCATCGGCTTTCACGAAATTTACTTTTCCCGGGAGAAATGGAAAATACTCGGATTTCATATGGGATTTTCACTGTTTTAGTGGTATAGATACTATTGTTAAGGACAACAATGAAAAGCAGGGAGTTTTTAAAATCCACAATACGTCGGGGCAAGAATGGAATGACTCTGTCAGTCATCAGTTTGGAAATTACGATTATCTGATGGGTGCTGATGTTGAATACCGGAATCCGGAGGTTGTTACAGAAATGAAAAGATGGATTAAATGGTATGTGGATACGACTAAAGTAGACGGACTTCGTCTTGATGCGTTAAAACATATTTCCTATGATTTTTTAAAAGAATGGATTATCTACATAAAAACGGAGCTTAAGCCTGATATTTTTATTATGGGGGAATTGTGGAAAGATGAGGTAGTAAAAATCAACGACTTTTCTGAATTCATGGAAGACCTTTTATGCTATTTTGATGTTCCGTTGCATTACCATTTTTATAATGCCTCCAATGAAGAGGAGAAATATGATCTGAGAAATATTCTGGATGGCACTCTTTTAAGTCAGAATCCCAGATGCTCAGTTTCATTTGTGGAAAATCATGATACCCAAAAACTTCAGGCGTTGGAATCTGTCGTTAAAGATTGGTTTAAACCGATTGCCTATACATTGATCCTTATGAACGAAAATGCTTATCCATGTATTTTCTATCCGGACCTATACGGTGCTGAATATACTGACTTGTCAGAGGGCAAAGAAATTAAAGTTTCTATGCCTAAAGTTCATCTTTTGCCACTGCTTTTAAAAGCCCGGCAGGAATTTGCCCATGGTGAGCAGATCAACTATTTTGATGATCCGAACTGCATTGCATGGATGAGAAAAGGCGATGAAAAACACAAAGGATGTATCATCATCATTTCTAACAACGGTGAGGGGGCCAAAGAAATTGATCTGGGGAAAGAAAATGCTAATTCCGAATATTCCGATTTTCTTCAACAGAGAAAAGATAAAACAAAATCAGATGAGAACGGAAGGGCCGTTTTTAAAGTAAATGCCCGCTCTGTAAGCATCTGGATTCAAAAATAA
- a CDS encoding FAD-dependent oxidoreductase, translating into MFRDGVRKSIWQEEIRKFPSKIHTDPLYDVAIVGGGITGISTAMRLQKAGKKCIILEASNIGFGTTGGTTAHLNNFFDTTYAEAIKDFGLDNAILLKNVGIEALHIIKNNIHEFDIDCDFEMKTGYLFALDEKQEKKLADIIEGSSKVGHRIDSINDIPFPIPFKAAAIIPDQAQFHPVKYIKKLTEAFIAAGGAFIEKCLCESHEEFDDMVRLHTSKGIINATHVIYATHIPPGINQLHFMNAPYRSYAIAFTLKGDSYPKDLGYDLVDPYHYYRIQEIDGKNLLIAGGEDHKTGHSDDTGVCFSRLENYVRQYFDVGTAQYSWSSQYYEPVDGLPYIGVLPGSKGRIYTATGFRGNGMIFGTITSQILSDLIVKGSNKYEQLFSPGRIKPIAGFSTFVQEQATVVFDFIKDKLLTEKITSLSEIKDGEAKVIRYEGESYALYKEKGGSLHMVKSTCPHAKCEVRWNSAEITWDCPCHGSRFNVNGKLLTGPAVKDLQRIES; encoded by the coding sequence ATGTTTAGAGACGGCGTACGAAAAAGTATATGGCAGGAAGAAATCAGAAAATTCCCATCTAAAATCCATACAGACCCATTGTATGATGTAGCCATAGTAGGTGGCGGTATTACTGGTATTTCAACAGCAATGCGCCTGCAAAAGGCCGGCAAAAAGTGCATTATCCTGGAAGCCTCCAATATTGGCTTTGGAACAACGGGAGGCACCACTGCTCACCTGAATAATTTCTTTGATACCACCTATGCTGAAGCTATTAAAGATTTTGGATTAGATAATGCCATACTCTTAAAAAATGTAGGAATAGAAGCACTTCATATTATTAAAAACAATATCCATGAGTTTGATATTGATTGCGATTTCGAGATGAAAACCGGCTATCTTTTTGCTCTGGATGAAAAGCAGGAGAAGAAACTCGCTGATATTATAGAAGGCTCTTCAAAAGTAGGACATCGTATTGATTCTATTAACGATATTCCATTTCCCATCCCGTTTAAAGCAGCGGCAATTATTCCTGATCAGGCGCAATTTCATCCGGTTAAATATATAAAAAAACTTACCGAAGCTTTTATCGCCGCCGGTGGTGCGTTTATCGAAAAGTGCCTTTGTGAAAGCCATGAGGAGTTTGACGATATGGTGAGATTGCATACATCGAAAGGCATAATCAATGCCACACATGTAATTTATGCCACTCACATTCCTCCAGGGATTAACCAGCTTCATTTTATGAATGCACCTTATAGAAGTTATGCCATTGCATTTACCTTAAAAGGTGATTCATACCCGAAAGATCTTGGTTATGATCTGGTAGATCCGTATCATTATTACAGGATTCAGGAAATCGATGGGAAAAACCTTCTAATTGCAGGAGGGGAAGACCATAAAACAGGACATTCTGATGATACAGGAGTATGTTTTTCGAGGCTTGAAAATTATGTGCGTCAGTATTTTGACGTGGGGACAGCTCAATACAGTTGGTCCAGTCAGTATTACGAGCCGGTAGATGGCTTACCCTATATCGGAGTATTGCCGGGAAGTAAAGGTCGTATTTATACAGCAACGGGATTTCGGGGAAATGGGATGATCTTCGGAACGATTACCTCACAGATCTTAAGTGATTTAATTGTAAAAGGATCTAATAAATATGAGCAGCTTTTTTCTCCCGGAAGGATCAAACCGATCGCTGGATTTTCAACTTTTGTACAGGAGCAGGCAACTGTAGTGTTTGATTTTATTAAAGACAAATTACTCACTGAAAAAATAACTTCACTTTCGGAGATTAAAGACGGTGAAGCCAAGGTGATCCGATACGAAGGAGAGTCTTATGCGCTGTACAAAGAGAAAGGAGGGAGTTTACATATGGTAAAGAGTACCTGTCCGCATGCAAAATGTGAAGTAAGATGGAATAGTGCAGAGATCACTTGGGACTGCCCGTGTCACGGATCCCGTTTTAATGTTAATGGTAAGCTTCTTACGGGTCCTGCCGTGAAGGATTTGCAAAGAATAGAATCTTAA